AACCACACCACGACGAACGCCGGGACGAGGAGCACGACCGAACCGGCGGCCAGCTGGTTCACCTCGTCCGCCGCGTACCCGAGGAAGTTGTACAGTCCCACGGGCCCCGTGACCGCCCTGTTGTCGGTCACGATCAGGGCCAGGAAGAACTCGTTCCACGACAGCAGGAACGCGAGGACCGCGGCGCCCACGATGCCGGGGCGCGCCAGCGGCAGAGCGACCCTCGCGAACGCCCCCGCGGCCGAGCAGCCGTCCAGCATCGCGGCCTGCTCGATCTCGGCCGGCACCGTACGGAACGTCTCCATCAGCATCCACGCGACGATCGCCACCACCATCGACGAGTGCAGGATGATGACGCCAGCGACGGTGTCGACCAGGCCGACCTTCCGGAACAGGATGAAGAAGGGCAGGGCGACCGCCAGCGGCGGGGCCATCCGGGTCGAGAGCACCCAGAACTCGTAGTGCCGTTGGTGCCGTGAGGGCCAGCGCACCAGGGCGTACGCGGCGGGGATGCCGACCGCCAGGGCGAGCGCGACCGTGCCCACCGCGGCCATCAGGCTGTTCACCAGGTTGGCGACCAGCCCCGACTCCAGGATCACCGCCGCGTACGCCTCGACGGTCGGGTCGAGGAACCAGGTCCAGACCGGCGGGCTGGCCGTCGCGTCGAGGTTGGTCTGCATCGACATCTGCAGCAGCCAGTAGATCGGCGCGACGCTCCACACGAGCCACCCGGCGAGCAGGACGCGGCCCGCGACCGCCCAGCCACCGAGCCGGCGCCGCCTCGCCCGCGATGCGGACGTCATCGCGCGTCCCGCACCCGGTAGAGGGAGCCGACGAGCACGCGTCCGACCACCATCGCGAGGACGAGCAGCAGGATCGCGGACGCGGCGCCCTTGCCGAACTGCAGGTTGGTGATCGCCTGCCGGTACGACAGCAGGTTGAGCGTGACGGTGGCGTCACCCGGGCCGCCCGAGGTGAGCACCGCGATCGAGTCGAACGTCTTCAGCGCGTCGATCGTGCGGAACAGCAGTGCGAGCCCGAGGTACGGGAGCAGCATCGGCAGCGTGACGTGGCGGAACATCGACAGTCCTCGCGCGCCGTCGACCTCCGCGGCCTCGCGCACCTCGGCGGGGATCGCGACGACCCCGCCGTAGAGGATCACCATGACGAACGGCGTCCACTGCCAGACGTCGACGACGAGCAGCGAGACCACTGCCGTCGTGGGGTGACCGAGCCACGGCACCGGCGCGATCCCGGCGAGCCCGAGCAGGTGGTCGACCACCCCGTACGACGGGTTGAGCATGATCCGCCAGGAGTAGAACACCGCGACGGGCGTGCCGGCCAGCGGCAGGAGCAGCAGGGCGCGCAGCAGGTGCTGTGCGCGGCGCAGCGTCGCGAGCGTCATCGCGAGGGCGAGGCCGACGACCACCTCGATCGACACGGCGAAGAACGTGAAGAGGACGGTCAGGCGCAGCGCCCGCCAGAA
This Streptosporangiales bacterium DNA region includes the following protein-coding sequences:
- a CDS encoding ABC transporter permease subunit gives rise to the protein MTSASRARRRRLGGWAVAGRVLLAGWLVWSVAPIYWLLQMSMQTNLDATASPPVWTWFLDPTVEAYAAVILESGLVANLVNSLMAAVGTVALALAVGIPAAYALVRWPSRHQRHYEFWVLSTRMAPPLAVALPFFILFRKVGLVDTVAGVIILHSSMVVAIVAWMLMETFRTVPAEIEQAAMLDGCSAAGAFARVALPLARPGIVGAAVLAFLLSWNEFFLALIVTDNRAVTGPVGLYNFLGYAADEVNQLAAGSVVLLVPAFVVVWLFQRQLVTGLSFGAVK
- a CDS encoding ABC transporter permease subunit, whose protein sequence is MTPQRGYRAVFLGPMTALLAIVTLTPFLYGLYLSLTDTTPTAGTSDFVGMANFVALVGDPAFWRALRLTVLFTFFAVSIEVVVGLALAMTLATLRRAQHLLRALLLLPLAGTPVAVFYSWRIMLNPSYGVVDHLLGLAGIAPVPWLGHPTTAVVSLLVVDVWQWTPFVMVILYGGVVAIPAEVREAAEVDGARGLSMFRHVTLPMLLPYLGLALLFRTIDALKTFDSIAVLTSGGPGDATVTLNLLSYRQAITNLQFGKGAASAILLLVLAMVVGRVLVGSLYRVRDAR